In one window of Coleofasciculus chthonoplastes PCC 7420 DNA:
- the rpmI gene encoding 50S ribosomal protein L35 → MPKLKSRRAAAKRFRPTGNGKIRRRKAFKSHLLERKNSGRKRRLSKLSLVNERDADNVRLMLPYF, encoded by the coding sequence ATGCCGAAACTGAAAAGCCGTAGAGCAGCCGCGAAACGTTTTCGACCCACCGGAAACGGTAAAATTAGACGACGCAAGGCGTTTAAGAGCCACTTGCTGGAGCGCAAAAACTCCGGACGGAAGCGGCGTCTGTCGAAACTGAGCTTAGTCAATGAAAGGGATGCCGATAATGTGCGCCTGATGCTTCCCTATTTTTAG
- the rplT gene encoding 50S ribosomal protein L20: protein MTRVKRGNVARKRRKKVLKLAKGYRGSHSKLFRTANQQVMKALRNAYRDRRKRKRDFRRLWITRINAAARQNGISYSQLMGQMKKANIQINRKMLAQLAVLDPASFQKVVELASQGAK from the coding sequence ATGACAAGAGTAAAACGCGGTAACGTCGCCCGTAAACGACGCAAGAAAGTTCTCAAGCTGGCGAAAGGATATCGGGGTTCTCACTCCAAACTCTTCCGTACAGCAAATCAACAGGTGATGAAAGCACTGCGGAACGCTTATCGCGATCGCCGCAAGCGCAAGCGGGATTTTCGCCGCCTCTGGATTACTCGGATTAATGCAGCGGCTCGTCAGAATGGCATAAGCTACAGTCAGCTTATGGGTCAGATGAAAAAGGCGAATATTCAGATCAATCGCAAGATGTTGGCACAATTAGCTGTGTTAGATCCCGCCAGCTTTCAAAAGGTTGTAGAACTTGCTAGCCAGGGCGCGAAGTAA
- a CDS encoding CHAT domain-containing protein, whose product MGKFTPFLNRAIAQVCSQRFSAYGTQVPTKNGAIASRFIVSASALMALKCLLRTRTARSLLLALVGLSLSLGIHIVPQVRAELPVATDNLALVQVGKNHYNAGQFAAGIQVLQQAAQGYAETGNPLQQAQVLSLLSLTYQKLGQWQAAEQTIQTSLSLLDTVPQVNPIVRAQVLNAQGRLQLATGNAEAALATWEEAETFYQQADDPVGAIGSQINQAEAMQSLGFYRRTAQLYLRLEQALFALDDSPVKAAGLQNFGNLLRQGGDLEKSQDMLTQSLALTRTLALSEKESQILLSLANTERTLAQRAQVFQEPAAKDYTQAALTYYQQAAMKSTIPITRIQAQLNQLSLVIETESLSPDQGLLSSIAAGLSDLSASRASVYAHVNFAESLLKMSDLMVQKQSSDDIVAILNTAIQQAERLADQRAISYSLGTLGKFYEKTQDWTNAKTVTEKALLIAQQMNAPDIAYQWQWQMGRLLQAQSQDNSQNLPVNPDAITYYTQAVKTLNNLRGDLVALNPEIQFSFREAVEPVYRQFVDLLLGSPTPSKANLSQARNIMEALQLAELDNFFRDACAAPAAVDIDNVDPQAAIVYPIILPNHLDVILKLPGQDNLRHYAHQGISEAQVDQAVEQLREDLTKRSTSISQIKQDAAQLYDWLIRPFEADLDPANSDNPTVKTLVFVLDGSLRNIPPSTLYDGEKYLIERYAVALTPGLQLLEPKPLSRENFRGLIAGTTNAPSFEQEGFSTLDNVANELAGIQQQITLNQILENQDFVKENIRNQINMASFNLVHIATHGKFSSNPQQTFLLDWSGRINVQDLDSLLRTNEPNHTSAIELLVLSACETATGDKRAALGLAGIAVRAGARSTLATLWQVNDASTAEFMQRFYQQLKEPQLSKAEALRQTQIAFLTEYPDNPDKDYLRPYHWAPFILIGNWL is encoded by the coding sequence ATGGGTAAATTTACGCCTTTCTTGAATCGCGCGATCGCTCAGGTTTGTAGTCAGCGCTTTAGCGCTTATGGCACTCAAGTGCCTACTAAGAACGGCGCGATCGCTTCAAGGTTTATAGTCAGCGCTTCAGCGCTTATGGCACTCAAGTGCCTACTACGAACACGAACGGCGCGATCGCTCCTCTTGGCTCTGGTGGGGTTAAGCTTAAGTCTGGGTATCCATATAGTACCCCAGGTACGGGCAGAACTCCCTGTCGCCACGGACAATCTAGCCTTAGTACAAGTGGGTAAAAATCATTACAATGCTGGACAGTTTGCCGCAGGTATACAGGTTTTGCAACAAGCAGCACAGGGGTACGCCGAAACTGGGAATCCCCTCCAGCAAGCCCAAGTCTTAAGCCTGCTGTCATTAACCTATCAGAAACTGGGACAATGGCAAGCGGCTGAACAAACGATTCAAACCAGTTTATCGTTACTCGACACTGTACCGCAGGTGAATCCAATTGTTCGCGCTCAAGTATTAAATGCTCAAGGGCGTCTCCAATTAGCCACAGGTAACGCTGAAGCCGCATTAGCGACCTGGGAAGAGGCAGAAACCTTTTATCAGCAAGCCGATGATCCTGTGGGTGCGATTGGCAGCCAAATTAATCAAGCCGAGGCAATGCAATCCCTGGGATTCTATCGGCGCACGGCACAGCTTTATCTGCGGCTGGAACAAGCCCTTTTCGCGTTAGACGATTCACCTGTTAAAGCAGCAGGCTTGCAAAATTTTGGCAATCTTTTGCGACAAGGGGGAGATTTAGAAAAGTCTCAGGATATGCTCACCCAAAGTTTGGCGTTAACTCGAACCTTAGCCTTATCCGAAAAAGAGAGTCAGATATTATTGAGTTTAGCCAATACAGAGCGAACCTTAGCCCAACGCGCCCAAGTGTTTCAGGAACCCGCCGCCAAAGACTATACCCAAGCTGCCTTGACTTACTATCAACAGGCGGCGATGAAATCCACGATTCCTATAACCCGCATTCAAGCACAACTTAATCAATTGAGTTTAGTGATCGAGACTGAATCCCTGTCACCGGATCAAGGATTATTATCCTCAATCGCAGCCGGATTATCAGATTTATCGGCTAGTCGTGCTTCTGTCTATGCCCATGTTAATTTTGCTGAAAGTTTGCTCAAAATGTCCGATTTAATGGTACAGAAGCAAAGCTCTGATGATATAGTGGCAATCCTAAATACAGCGATTCAACAGGCTGAACGTTTAGCAGACCAACGGGCGATATCTTATAGTTTAGGTACTTTAGGTAAGTTCTATGAAAAAACCCAAGACTGGACAAATGCCAAAACTGTGACTGAAAAAGCACTTCTGATTGCTCAACAGATGAACGCCCCCGATATCGCCTATCAATGGCAATGGCAAATGGGGCGATTACTGCAAGCACAAAGCCAAGATAATTCTCAAAATCTACCTGTTAATCCAGACGCGATTACTTATTATACTCAAGCTGTTAAGACGTTAAACAATTTACGTGGTGATTTAGTCGCCCTCAATCCCGAAATTCAGTTCTCGTTCCGAGAAGCAGTAGAACCCGTTTATCGTCAATTTGTTGATTTACTTCTGGGTTCTCCCACTCCCAGCAAAGCTAATCTGAGCCAAGCCCGTAATATCATGGAAGCCCTACAACTGGCTGAACTGGATAACTTCTTTCGCGATGCTTGTGCCGCACCAGCAGCCGTGGATATTGATAACGTCGATCCCCAAGCCGCGATTGTTTATCCGATTATATTACCTAATCACTTGGATGTAATTCTCAAATTACCTGGACAAGATAACCTACGTCACTATGCTCATCAAGGTATCTCAGAAGCTCAAGTTGATCAAGCGGTGGAACAATTGCGGGAGGATTTAACTAAGCGCAGTACAAGCATCAGTCAGATTAAACAGGATGCGGCACAACTTTACGATTGGTTAATTCGCCCCTTTGAAGCTGATTTAGATCCCGCCAACTCAGATAACCCCACTGTTAAAACCTTAGTATTTGTCCTTGATGGTTCCTTACGCAATATTCCCCCTTCTACTCTATATGACGGCGAGAAGTATTTAATTGAGCGGTATGCGGTAGCTTTAACGCCCGGATTACAACTCCTAGAACCCAAACCCCTCAGCCGCGAGAATTTCCGAGGGTTGATTGCGGGAACGACGAATGCACCTAGCTTTGAGCAAGAGGGATTTTCTACCCTAGACAATGTAGCTAATGAGTTAGCCGGAATCCAACAGCAAATCACCCTGAATCAAATTCTAGAAAATCAAGACTTTGTTAAAGAAAATATCCGCAATCAGATTAATATGGCATCCTTTAATCTGGTACACATTGCCACTCACGGCAAATTTAGTTCTAATCCTCAACAAACCTTTCTCTTAGACTGGAGTGGGCGGATTAATGTTCAGGATTTAGATAGTTTATTACGCACCAATGAACCCAATCATACCAGCGCTATTGAATTACTGGTTTTGAGTGCTTGCGAAACCGCAACTGGGGATAAGCGTGCCGCATTAGGATTAGCCGGAATTGCCGTGCGAGCAGGTGCCCGCAGCACATTGGCGACATTGTGGCAAGTTAATGATGCATCCACCGCCGAATTTATGCAACGGTTTTATCAACAGTTAAAAGAGCCTCAACTGAGTAAAGCTGAAGCTCTGCGGCAAACTCAAATTGCGTTTTTAACCGAGTATCCAGATAATCCCGACAAAGATTACCTACGCCCCTATCACTGGGCACCGTTTATTCTGATTGGGAATTGGTTATAA
- the ppsA gene encoding phosphoenolpyruvate synthase produces MLASTPQTSTPVPKDKSLILWFDQIRLDDLPLVGGKNSSLGEMIGQLTPQGINVPTGFAITAYAYRYLIESADLEVKLRHLFADLNVDDVSNLQQHGKKARQLILSMEFPLELTQAIRTAYQELCDRYGEGTDVAVRSSATAEDLPDASFAGQQETYLNVNSFKGVLEFTHKCFASLFTNRAIAYREHNGFDHFDVALSVGIQKMVRSDLACSGVMFSIDPETGFKNTALITAAYGLGETVVQGAVNPDEYVVFKPTLKQGCRPILEKRLGTKEIEMIYDEGGSRLTRNVRVAPCDQKKFCLKDEEVLQLARWAVQIEDHYSQLRGLYTPMDIEWAKDGITGELFIVQARPETVQSQKSAQVLKTYQLNQRSEVLVTGRSVGAAIGQGTAHIIMDASHIHLFEPGEVLVTNRTDPDWEPIMKKASAIVTNQGGRTCHAAIIAREMGIPAIVGCGNATEVLTTGQGVTISCAEGDEGRVYDGLLPFEVQETPLDNLPRTRTQILMNVGNPDQAFGLAAIPCDGVGLARLEFIIANHIEVHPLALIHYHQLRDESVKAKIAQKTKNYADKPQFFVDKLARGVGIIAAAFYPKPVIVRMSDFKSNEYANLLGGQSFEPKEDNPMLGWRGASRYCDPKYREAFALECQAIQRVRDEMGLTNVIPMIPFCRTPDEGRQVVAEMAKNGLPRGVNGLQVYVMCELPSNVMEADEFAEVFDGFSIGSNDLTQLTLGLDRDSALVAHIFDERNRGVKRMVKLAIQTAKECGRKIGICGQAPSDYPEFAQFLVEEGIDSISLNPDSVLKTLLMVAEVESHL; encoded by the coding sequence ATGTTAGCCTCAACCCCTCAGACATCTACCCCAGTCCCTAAAGATAAATCATTGATCCTCTGGTTTGATCAAATCCGATTGGATGACCTACCCTTGGTTGGCGGCAAAAATTCCTCTCTGGGTGAAATGATTGGACAACTCACTCCCCAGGGAATCAATGTACCTACTGGGTTTGCGATTACGGCGTATGCTTATCGTTACTTGATCGAAAGCGCCGATTTAGAAGTCAAACTGCGCCACCTGTTTGCAGATTTGAATGTAGATGATGTGAGTAATCTGCAACAGCATGGGAAAAAAGCGCGACAGTTAATCCTCAGCATGGAGTTTCCCCTAGAACTGACCCAAGCCATTCGGACAGCCTATCAGGAATTGTGCGATCGCTATGGAGAGGGAACGGATGTGGCGGTTCGTTCCTCAGCGACGGCGGAAGACTTACCCGATGCGAGTTTTGCAGGTCAACAGGAAACCTACTTAAATGTAAATAGTTTCAAAGGCGTGCTGGAATTTACTCATAAATGCTTCGCCTCCCTGTTCACTAACCGTGCCATTGCTTATCGGGAACATAACGGATTTGACCACTTTGATGTGGCGCTTTCGGTGGGAATTCAGAAAATGGTGCGGTCTGATTTAGCCTGTTCCGGGGTGATGTTTTCCATTGATCCTGAAACGGGATTCAAAAATACCGCCTTAATTACCGCTGCTTATGGCTTGGGCGAAACGGTGGTTCAAGGTGCGGTTAATCCCGATGAATACGTGGTCTTTAAACCCACCTTAAAACAGGGATGTCGCCCGATTCTGGAGAAACGCCTGGGAACCAAAGAAATTGAAATGATCTATGACGAAGGGGGTTCGAGACTGACGCGCAACGTGCGAGTCGCCCCCTGTGATCAAAAGAAATTCTGTCTCAAAGATGAAGAAGTCTTACAATTAGCGCGTTGGGCGGTACAAATTGAAGACCATTATTCCCAACTTCGGGGACTCTATACTCCCATGGATATTGAATGGGCAAAAGATGGCATAACCGGGGAGTTATTTATTGTCCAGGCGCGTCCGGAAACCGTACAATCCCAGAAATCAGCACAAGTCCTCAAAACCTATCAGTTGAACCAACGCAGCGAGGTATTAGTTACGGGGCGTAGTGTGGGTGCAGCCATTGGTCAAGGAACTGCCCATATTATTATGGATGCGTCTCACATTCATCTGTTTGAGCCGGGAGAAGTATTAGTTACTAACCGCACTGATCCCGACTGGGAACCGATTATGAAAAAAGCCAGCGCCATTGTCACTAACCAAGGGGGACGTACTTGCCATGCGGCAATTATTGCGCGAGAAATGGGAATTCCGGCAATTGTTGGCTGTGGGAATGCAACCGAGGTATTAACTACGGGTCAAGGGGTGACAATTTCCTGTGCAGAGGGGGATGAAGGACGAGTTTATGATGGATTATTACCCTTTGAGGTGCAAGAAACACCGTTGGATAATTTACCTCGCACCCGAACCCAAATTTTGATGAATGTAGGTAATCCAGATCAGGCTTTTGGTTTAGCCGCAATTCCCTGTGATGGTGTGGGTTTAGCACGGTTGGAGTTTATTATTGCCAATCATATTGAAGTTCATCCTCTGGCGTTGATTCATTATCATCAATTGCGGGATGAATCTGTGAAAGCGAAAATTGCCCAAAAGACGAAGAATTATGCCGATAAACCCCAGTTCTTTGTCGATAAATTGGCGCGTGGAGTGGGGATTATTGCAGCGGCGTTTTATCCCAAGCCTGTGATTGTGCGGATGTCGGATTTTAAGAGTAATGAATACGCGAACCTTTTAGGCGGTCAAAGTTTTGAACCCAAGGAAGATAATCCCATGTTGGGGTGGCGAGGGGCGTCTCGGTATTGTGATCCGAAGTATCGGGAAGCCTTCGCCTTGGAATGTCAGGCGATACAGCGGGTAAGGGATGAGATGGGATTAACTAATGTAATTCCGATGATTCCCTTCTGTCGCACTCCCGATGAGGGGCGTCAGGTGGTAGCAGAGATGGCGAAAAATGGTTTACCCCGTGGCGTGAATGGTTTGCAGGTGTATGTGATGTGTGAGTTACCCAGTAATGTGATGGAGGCGGATGAGTTTGCTGAAGTATTTGATGGGTTTTCCATTGGGTCAAATGATTTGACCCAATTGACGTTAGGATTAGACCGAGATTCGGCGTTAGTGGCGCATATTTTCGACGAACGCAATCGCGGTGTGAAGCGGATGGTGAAGTTGGCGATACAAACGGCGAAAGAGTGTGGGCGTAAGATTGGTATTTGCGGTCAAGCGCCGAGTGATTATCCAGAGTTTGCCCAGTTTTTAGTGGAGGAGGGGATTGATTCGATCAGTTTGAATCCCGATTCAGTGTTAAAAACGCTGTTGATGGTGGCTGAGGTAGAAAGTCATTTGTAG
- a CDS encoding two-partner secretion domain-containing protein: MAQKTHPLLVQASESEEAGEVESRGIREMLGRLSRQSRSKLAGYIRVGSVALTSCVWLAWSSCAIAQIIPDEAWGAEQSVLTPLPGGTLADFLIKEGARRDSNLFHSFTQFDIGEQQRVYFDSPQGIENIFSRVKGNNASDILGTLGVNGGANLFLINSNGIIFGDNASLDVQGSFVATTANGIQFGEQGFFSTTQSEPPSALLTVNPSAFLFNQITPGRIESRSIKEVGVDPFGFSLLGLQVPDGQSLLLVGGDILIDGQMNFGGLAALEGRLELAAVAGSGTVGLSVDNNTLSLNIPPEILQADISLTNGAYITTAGEAGGDIQLWGRQIILASDFTTITSSSVGASNAGNLVVNASELVQARGDNSGFFATSEATATGGGGDVTITTPELQLMDGAQIATATRGAGKGGNIVVNASELVQAHGDNSGFFATSEATATGGGGDVTITTPELQLMDGAQIATATRGAGKGGNIVVNASELVQAHGDNSGFFATSEATVTGGGGDVTITTPELQLMDGAQIATATRGIGNAGNVVVNASELVQVSDSSDMFASGLRTDTLGEGDAGDLTINTPVLVMENGAVIASGTSSDSTGKGGTLTVNASALVQLSNEAGQFSTLLTTRTEGQGNGGNLTINTPKLVVTDESQVSAETFASGIGGLITVNANTVEVTNGGQLRTTTEGSNNAGNISLQVEDSLTITGEGSGLFADTKKDSSGNGGSIMIDSRTVVVRGRGQITVESEGIGTGGNISLEADSLILDTNAGLLADTDANTGGNIVLTIDDLLLLRRDSRISTNAGKDEERGDGGNIIIEAVFIVAVPNENSDITANAFEGQGGNVTITTQGLFNLVIRSREELEALLGTKEPSELDPMNLQSNDITAISQTSPELSRIPILIVLELDPSQGLVELPAELVDVTRLVEQNLCAAAQGSEFIVTGRGGLPTPPNQMLNADAAWEDWRISTVEESTEVQQSNRNSRQDVTGNKPNKFVEAQGWFKDANGTIILTAEPTVVTPHATGSPSFPCQ; encoded by the coding sequence ATGGCACAAAAAACTCATCCGTTGCTGGTACAGGCATCGGAAAGTGAGGAAGCTGGAGAGGTAGAGTCCAGGGGAATACGGGAGATGTTGGGCAGATTGAGTCGTCAGAGTCGCTCAAAACTGGCAGGATACATCAGAGTAGGCAGTGTAGCGCTGACGAGTTGTGTTTGGCTGGCTTGGAGTAGCTGCGCTATTGCCCAGATTATCCCTGATGAAGCCTGGGGAGCCGAACAATCAGTTCTTACCCCACTCCCAGGCGGAACTCTAGCTGATTTTCTGATTAAGGAGGGCGCAAGGCGTGACTCTAACCTGTTCCACAGTTTTACGCAATTTGATATCGGGGAACAACAGCGTGTCTATTTTGATTCTCCCCAGGGAATTGAAAACATTTTTAGTCGGGTCAAGGGAAATAACGCCTCGGATATTCTGGGGACGTTGGGTGTCAATGGTGGGGCGAATCTGTTTTTGATTAATTCCAATGGGATTATTTTTGGGGACAATGCCAGTCTGGATGTTCAGGGTTCGTTTGTGGCAACGACAGCCAATGGGATTCAGTTTGGGGAACAGGGGTTTTTTAGTACCACACAGTCAGAACCTCCTTCGGCGTTACTGACGGTGAATCCGTCGGCGTTTTTGTTTAATCAAATCACGCCAGGTAGAATTGAATCACGCTCAATAAAAGAAGTAGGAGTTGACCCCTTCGGTTTTTCTCTATTGGGTTTGCAAGTCCCTGATGGTCAAAGTCTGCTGCTGGTGGGTGGAGATATCCTGATTGATGGACAAATGAACTTTGGAGGATTGGCGGCTTTAGAAGGTCGATTGGAATTAGCCGCCGTTGCTGGTTCGGGGACAGTCGGACTGAGTGTTGATAACAACACCCTCTCGTTGAATATTCCCCCAGAAATCCTGCAAGCAGATATATCGTTGACCAATGGAGCTTATATAACCACGGCGGGTGAAGCTGGGGGTGATATCCAACTGTGGGGTAGGCAAATTATCCTCGCCAGTGATTTTACTACAATTACATCCAGCTCTGTTGGTGCAAGCAACGCCGGTAACTTAGTGGTGAATGCCTCAGAATTGGTGCAAGCTCGTGGTGACAACAGCGGCTTTTTTGCGACCAGTGAAGCCACAGCAACTGGAGGCGGAGGAGATGTAACAATTACCACACCCGAACTACAGCTAATGGATGGGGCACAGATTGCCACCGCTACTCGTGGTGCAGGTAAGGGCGGAAATATTGTGGTGAACGCCTCAGAATTGGTGCAAGCTCATGGTGACAACAGCGGCTTTTTTGCGACCAGTGAAGCCACAGCAACTGGAGGCGGAGGAGATGTAACAATTACCACACCCGAACTACAGCTAATGGATGGGGCACAGATTGCCACCGCTACTCGTGGTGCAGGTAAGGGCGGAAATATTGTGGTGAACGCCTCAGAATTGGTGCAAGCTCATGGTGACAACAGCGGCTTTTTTGCGACCAGTGAAGCCACAGTAACTGGAGGCGGAGGAGATGTAACAATTACCACACCCGAACTACAGCTAATGGATGGGGCACAGATTGCCACCGCTACTCGTGGTATAGGTAATGCCGGTAATGTGGTGGTGAACGCCTCGGAATTGGTTCAAGTCAGTGATAGCAGCGACATGTTTGCTAGTGGTCTGAGAACGGATACTTTAGGCGAGGGGGATGCAGGAGACCTAACCATTAACACGCCTGTACTTGTGATGGAAAACGGCGCTGTGATTGCTAGTGGAACTTCCTCCGATAGCACAGGAAAGGGTGGCACATTGACTGTCAATGCCTCGGCATTAGTGCAATTGAGTAATGAAGCGGGTCAGTTTTCCACTCTCTTAACGACTCGAACTGAAGGACAAGGAAATGGGGGAAATCTGACGATTAACACGCCCAAATTAGTTGTAACAGATGAAAGCCAAGTTTCGGCTGAAACTTTCGCCAGTGGGATTGGGGGTTTAATTACGGTTAATGCCAATACTGTGGAGGTGACGAACGGTGGACAACTCCGCACGACTACAGAGGGTAGCAATAATGCTGGGAATATCTCATTACAGGTGGAAGATAGCTTAACGATTACTGGAGAGGGAAGTGGACTATTTGCTGATACGAAAAAAGACTCCAGTGGCAATGGCGGCAGTATCATGATTGATTCGAGAACAGTAGTGGTTCGGGGTAGAGGGCAAATCACTGTTGAAAGTGAAGGTATTGGAACAGGAGGAAATATTAGCCTTGAAGCCGATTCTCTTATCCTGGATACTAATGCTGGTCTTTTGGCAGACACTGATGCTAACACAGGTGGTAATATTGTGCTTACTATTGATGACCTGTTATTGTTGCGACGTGACAGTCGCATTTCGACAAATGCTGGTAAGGATGAAGAAAGGGGAGATGGCGGCAACATTATAATTGAAGCTGTTTTCATCGTTGCTGTTCCTAATGAAAACAGCGATATTACTGCCAACGCTTTTGAGGGACAGGGGGGTAACGTTACTATCACGACTCAAGGTTTGTTTAATCTAGTCATCCGCAGCCGCGAAGAGCTAGAAGCTTTACTGGGTACGAAGGAGCCTAGTGAATTAGATCCCATGAACTTGCAATCTAATGACATTACTGCCATTTCACAAACGTCTCCTGAACTGAGTCGTATTCCTATCCTAATTGTGTTAGAACTAGACCCGTCTCAGGGACTGGTAGAGTTGCCAGCAGAACTTGTAGACGTGACGCGGCTGGTTGAACAAAATCTTTGTGCTGCTGCACAGGGAAGTGAATTTATCGTAACTGGACGCGGTGGTTTGCCTACGCCTCCGAATCAGATGCTTAATGCGGATGCGGCGTGGGAAGATTGGCGGATAAGTACTGTGGAGGAATCAACGGAGGTGCAGCAATCTAACCGGAACAGTCGCCAAGACGTTACAGGAAATAAGCCAAATAAATTTGTCGAAGCTCAAGGTTGGTTTAAAGATGCCAATGGTACAATTATTCTTACGGCAGAACCAACAGTTGTGACCCCTCACGCAACGGGTTCGCCATCGTTCCCCTGTCAATAG
- a CDS encoding tetratricopeptide repeat protein, translating into MGKLLARRYQFIKVLDTDELGRTYLVVDIHSPQHPKCVVKQIRLPPNSSPTRSSILSRLEKTSELLKKLGQHDQIPRLITSFAQINQFYLVQEFIRGHPLTDELIPGDPLTENQVISLLNELLNLLVFVHKQGAVLGNLKPSTIIRRQGDDKLVLTTWGIIHQLSLQIAQSFHKLAPNPPNPTFVDHSSKPFPEPLHVNRDLSALGIIAIQAMTGLSVSDLAELKQANQGQPETSAWQAYTQVSPELAAILEKMVHDDHQNRYHQARTVLADLSRIPERNTVTQFSLPSLPDINPAIATVTYPSRQFKPWVILTAIGLVGIMALVLAYTLRLPQRLMAQYFLHQGKTVETRHGASLQEQQQQPEAAIDYYSQAITYQPQNATAYYYRGKIYANQGKTQSALADLTQAIQLNPQNADAYYQRGNLRLELGDRQGAKADYTQVLQRDPNFTPAWVNRGQIQADLGHEQAAINDYTQAIQLKPNLVTAYLKRCRSRSNLGNQKGAIDDCTTAINLRPNQALAYQNRGLARQRRGDSRGAITDYTVAIQLNPEAADAYYNRGVARQEIEDTLGAIADYTQAIERNPDYALAYYERGLAQAQLGNRLAAINDLQQAAQLCRNLGKLDCYEAAQSQLSRVTPSPN; encoded by the coding sequence ATGGGCAAACTCTTAGCAAGACGTTACCAATTCATTAAAGTCCTGGATACCGATGAATTGGGTCGCACTTATTTAGTGGTAGATATTCACTCTCCCCAGCATCCTAAATGCGTGGTCAAGCAAATTCGACTCCCGCCGAACTCCTCTCCAACTCGATCATCGATTCTCAGCCGTCTGGAAAAAACCTCAGAATTGCTGAAAAAGCTGGGTCAACATGACCAAATTCCCCGATTGATCACCTCGTTTGCCCAAATAAATCAGTTTTATCTCGTTCAAGAGTTTATTCGCGGTCATCCTTTAACTGACGAACTCATACCCGGTGATCCGCTGACCGAAAATCAGGTGATTAGCCTGTTAAACGAACTCCTCAACCTCTTAGTGTTTGTCCATAAACAGGGTGCAGTTTTGGGAAACCTCAAACCTTCTACAATTATCCGCCGCCAAGGAGATGACAAATTAGTGCTAACAACCTGGGGAATTATCCACCAATTGAGTCTCCAAATCGCCCAGTCATTCCACAAATTAGCCCCCAATCCCCCCAATCCGACTTTTGTTGATCACTCCTCCAAACCATTCCCAGAACCCCTCCACGTTAATCGTGACTTGTCCGCCTTGGGGATTATCGCCATTCAAGCGATGACTGGATTATCCGTCAGCGATTTAGCAGAACTCAAACAAGCAAACCAGGGTCAACCTGAAACCAGCGCTTGGCAAGCTTACACCCAAGTTAGCCCAGAGTTAGCCGCTATTCTAGAGAAAATGGTGCATGATGATCACCAGAACCGTTATCACCAAGCTAGAACAGTGCTGGCGGATCTTAGTCGTATCCCGGAGAGGAACACTGTTACTCAATTTTCTTTACCCTCGTTACCGGATATCAATCCGGCGATCGCCACAGTTACCTATCCCAGTCGTCAGTTTAAACCCTGGGTTATCCTCACGGCGATCGGATTAGTAGGAATCATGGCGTTAGTTCTGGCTTATACCCTGCGCCTTCCGCAACGCCTAATGGCGCAATACTTTCTCCACCAAGGAAAAACTGTAGAGACGCGCCATGGCGCGTCTCTACAAGAACAACAACAACAGCCTGAGGCGGCGATTGACTACTATTCTCAAGCGATTACCTATCAGCCGCAAAATGCGACAGCTTACTATTATCGGGGAAAGATTTACGCGAATCAGGGAAAAACTCAGTCCGCCTTGGCTGATTTGACTCAGGCGATTCAACTCAATCCCCAAAATGCGGACGCCTATTACCAACGAGGAAATCTGCGCTTGGAGTTAGGCGATCGCCAAGGGGCTAAGGCTGATTATACCCAAGTCTTGCAACGTGACCCGAATTTTACCCCAGCCTGGGTGAATCGAGGTCAAATCCAAGCCGACTTAGGACACGAACAAGCTGCCATTAATGATTATACCCAAGCCATTCAACTTAAACCCAATCTGGTCACGGCTTACCTGAAACGCTGTCGTTCTCGTTCTAATTTAGGTAATCAAAAGGGTGCGATTGACGACTGTACCACCGCGATTAATTTACGACCTAATCAAGCCCTAGCTTATCAAAACCGTGGTTTAGCCCGTCAGCGTCGAGGAGATAGTCGCGGGGCGATAACGGATTATACAGTAGCGATTCAATTGAATCCAGAGGCGGCAGACGCTTACTATAACCGAGGAGTAGCCCGTCAGGAAATAGAAGATACTCTAGGTGCGATCGCGGATTACACCCAAGCGATTGAACGAAATCCTGATTATGCTTTAGCTTACTACGAACGAGGGTTAGCCCAAGCCCAACTGGGAAATCGATTAGCCGCGATCAACGATTTACAGCAGGCGGCTCAACTTTGCCGTAATCTAGGTAAGCTGGATTGTTATGAAGCGGCGCAGTCTCAACTGTCTAGAGTGACTCCCTCGCCAAACTAA